A stretch of DNA from Gimesia chilikensis:
AACAGATTCAACCCACAGACTGGGTCATCCTGGAATTGAGCAGCTTCCAGTTACATGGTCTGGATCGTTTACAGCTGAGTCCCCAACTGGCAGTGGTGACCAACTTCAGTGCGAATCATCTCGACTGGCATCAGTCCCTCGAGCATTATCGGCACGCGAAGCAGACAATCTCACGCTGGCAGACCGCGGATGAAACAACCATCATCAACGGCGATGATCCTGATTTGAGAAACTGGGACTACCCGGGAAACGTACTGAGGTTTGGCAGCGATGCAGCGCTGAACACGGATGTACTGGTTCAGGAGCAGGGTTTTCATGTTGACCAGTTCGAGGGGATTTTTCAGCCCCAACTTTCTGTACCAGGTTCGCATAATCGTTTGAATGCTGCCGCTGCCATTACAGCAGGACTTTGTATTGACCTGGAACCAGCAACAATCCAACGGGGACTGGAACGTTTTCAGGGCCTGCCACATCGCCTGCAGTTTATCGGGGAACATGCCGGTCGGCGGTTCTATAATGACTCACTGGCGACCACACCTGAGTCGGCCATCTGCGCACTGGGAGCGTTTGAGTCGGGAAAGATCATTGCCCTGGCGGGGGGCTACGATAAACAGGTCGACCTGACCCCGTTTTCCCGGGAACTGCTCTCGCGTACGAAAGCAACCGCCCTGATGGGAGATACCGGAGTCAAACTTGCAGGGCTCATGTCGAGTCTGCGGGTTGAGGCACAGTCGTTCGCGACGTCAGTGATTTCAGAACCGCAGGATTCATTTGAGAACGCATTTGACTGGGCCTGGCAGCAGTCTGCTCCCGGCGACGTGATTCTGCTCTCGCCGGGCTGCGCCAGTTATGGCTGGTTTGCCAACTTCCAGGAACGCGGGGCGCGCTTTGAAACGTTATTTCAGAATCTTGCAAACGCCGCTAATACTTAATCTGTCAGCGGAGTTTTGTGCGGCTCTCCACTGATCTCCCGCACATACTGCGGGACCGCGTAGCCTGGCAGACGGGTACGCAGTTCGCGAATCAGCGTCCTGCCCTGTTCTTCCGGGACTTCAAAGTGGGCCACACCGCTGACGCGATCCAGTTGATGTAAGTAATAAGGCATCACTCCCAGATTGATCAGCTTTTCGCACAAGGCTTCCAGAGTATCCACATCATCGTTGATCCCTTTGAGCAGCACCGCCTGATTCAGAGCTGGGATACCAGATTGCATCAGTTGCTGAATCGCCTGTTCAACGTCACCTGAAATCTCCCGGGGATGATTGGCATGGATCACCATCCACACAGTGGTCCCGGCAGATTTGACCTGTTCCAAGATCTCGATCAGCCCCGGATGGATACGATCCGGCAACACAACAGGGAGACGGCTATGAATTCGCAATCGTTTGACGTGCGGTAGCGCGGCAATCCGTTCACAAAACACGCGCAAGCGGGCGTCGGTCAACATCAGCGGATCACCGCCACTGAGAATGACCTCATGCAGGGATTTGTCCTGCTCCAGGGCCTGCCAGACCGACTCCCATTCCGCGAGGGTCCGTGGCTCCTCTCCATAAGGGTAGTGTCTGCGGAAACAATAACGACAGTGTATCGCACAGGCCCCA
This window harbors:
- the murD gene encoding UDP-N-acetylmuramoyl-L-alanine--D-glutamate ligase, with amino-acid sequence MSLIPFHIQNQNLQDRRVTVLGLGRFGGGIAVTRFLADQGAQITVLDNLSASELEQSHQQLADIQGIRYFLGEKTQELPATDLLVLNPAIPPQHPLLAQAEREQIPVTSEIELFWQLNPAPIVGVTGSNGKSTTTAMIHSVFSESGSTCWLGGNIGVSLLPQVEQIQPTDWVILELSSFQLHGLDRLQLSPQLAVVTNFSANHLDWHQSLEHYRHAKQTISRWQTADETTIINGDDPDLRNWDYPGNVLRFGSDAALNTDVLVQEQGFHVDQFEGIFQPQLSVPGSHNRLNAAAAITAGLCIDLEPATIQRGLERFQGLPHRLQFIGEHAGRRFYNDSLATTPESAICALGAFESGKIIALAGGYDKQVDLTPFSRELLSRTKATALMGDTGVKLAGLMSSLRVEAQSFATSVISEPQDSFENAFDWAWQQSAPGDVILLSPGCASYGWFANFQERGARFETLFQNLANAANT
- the epmB gene encoding EF-P beta-lysylation protein EpmB, with amino-acid sequence MSSTLPETTWQQSLAQSIRDPRELLARLDLPEALLPAAEKSALLFPLMVPPSFLARMEPGNLQDPLLRQVLPHLNEQEQVPGFRLDAVGDLQVRSTPGLLQKYQGRALLIASGACAIHCRYCFRRHYPYGEEPRTLAEWESVWQALEQDKSLHEVILSGGDPLMLTDARLRVFCERIAALPHVKRLRIHSRLPVVLPDRIHPGLIEILEQVKSAGTTVWMVIHANHPREISGDVEQAIQQLMQSGIPALNQAVLLKGINDDVDTLEALCEKLINLGVMPYYLHQLDRVSGVAHFEVPEEQGRTLIRELRTRLPGYAVPQYVREISGEPHKTPLTD